Proteins encoded together in one Lysinibacillus sp. FSL K6-0232 window:
- the guaB gene encoding IMP dehydrogenase, whose product MWETKFAKEGLTFDDVLLVPAHSEVLPKDVDLSVQLTPKIKLNIPLVSAGMDTVTESKMAIAMARQGGIGIIHKNMGIDEQAEQVEKVKRSENGVITNPFFLTPTHQVFDAEHLMGKYRISGVPIVDSMENQKLVGIITNRDLRFISDYSLKIEDVMTKEDLITAPIGTTLEDAEKILQQYKIEKLPIVDEEGRLTGLITIKDIEKVIEFPNAAKDTHGRLLVGAAVGVSKDTMVRIEKLVEAQVDIVVIDTAHGHSEGVLQTIRSIRETYPELEIIAGNVATAEGARALFEAGADVVKVGIGPGSICTTRVVAGVGVPQITAVYDCATVARELGKTIIADGGIKYSGDIVKALAAGGNIVMLGSLLAGTSESPGETEIFQGRRFKVYRGMGSIGAMEKGSKDRYFQEDAKKLVPEGIEGRLPYKGPLADTVYQLIGGIRAGMGYCGAPNLEYLRENAQFVKMTGAGLRESHPHDVQITKESPNYSM is encoded by the coding sequence ATGTGGGAAACTAAATTTGCCAAAGAAGGTTTAACTTTTGATGATGTATTATTAGTACCAGCTCATTCCGAAGTATTACCGAAAGATGTTGATTTATCTGTTCAACTAACGCCAAAGATTAAATTAAATATTCCGTTGGTCAGTGCAGGTATGGATACAGTGACAGAGTCTAAAATGGCAATTGCTATGGCACGCCAAGGTGGTATCGGTATTATCCATAAAAATATGGGAATCGATGAGCAAGCTGAACAAGTAGAAAAAGTAAAACGTTCTGAAAATGGTGTTATTACAAACCCATTCTTCTTAACTCCGACTCATCAAGTTTTCGATGCTGAGCACTTAATGGGGAAATATAGAATCTCTGGTGTACCTATTGTAGATAGCATGGAAAACCAAAAGCTTGTAGGGATTATTACAAACCGTGACTTACGTTTTATCTCTGACTATTCTTTAAAAATTGAAGATGTTATGACAAAAGAGGATTTAATTACAGCACCTATTGGGACAACTTTAGAAGATGCTGAAAAAATTCTTCAACAATATAAAATCGAAAAACTTCCAATTGTCGATGAAGAAGGTCGATTAACTGGACTTATCACAATTAAAGACATTGAAAAAGTGATTGAATTCCCGAACGCTGCTAAAGATACACATGGTCGTTTACTTGTAGGTGCAGCTGTTGGTGTATCAAAGGATACAATGGTACGTATTGAGAAGCTTGTAGAAGCACAAGTTGATATTGTTGTAATCGATACAGCACATGGTCACTCAGAAGGTGTGTTACAAACAATTCGTTCTATCCGTGAAACATATCCAGAGCTAGAAATTATCGCTGGTAATGTAGCAACTGCAGAAGGTGCGCGTGCATTGTTTGAAGCTGGTGCAGATGTTGTGAAAGTTGGTATTGGTCCTGGCTCTATATGTACTACACGTGTAGTTGCTGGCGTAGGTGTACCGCAAATTACAGCAGTTTATGATTGTGCTACAGTAGCTCGTGAGCTTGGTAAAACAATTATTGCCGATGGTGGTATTAAATACTCTGGTGATATCGTAAAAGCTTTAGCTGCTGGTGGGAATATTGTTATGCTTGGTTCATTGCTTGCAGGTACATCTGAATCTCCAGGAGAAACAGAAATTTTCCAAGGTCGTCGCTTCAAAGTTTATCGTGGTATGGGCTCAATTGGGGCAATGGAAAAAGGTTCAAAGGATCGTTACTTCCAAGAAGATGCGAAAAAATTAGTGCCAGAAGGTATTGAGGGACGTCTTCCATATAAAGGACCTCTAGCTGATACAGTTTACCAATTAATCGGTGGTATTCGTGCTGGTATGGGCTACTGTGGAGCACCAAATCTTGAATATCTACGAGAAAATGCACAGTTTGTTAAAATGACAGGTGCAGGTCTACGTGAATCGCATCCACATGATGTACAAATTACAAAAGAATCGCCAAATTATTCAATGTAA